A stretch of Sulfurimonas autotrophica DSM 16294 DNA encodes these proteins:
- a CDS encoding 4Fe-4S dicluster domain-containing protein, translating to MARYGMALDYKNCINCKACEVACKEENGVELGAEKHRIWVGGNNPEGQWPLLDIASAAFLPSQCQHCDDAPCEEVCPTHATYYDENGVVRVNADKCILCSYCMNACPYDARYVDDRTMTVDKCTFCSDTRLARGETTTACQNTCPTKVRTFGDLDDPESEISELLRTREHFSLKSHLGTNPKLFYLT from the coding sequence ATGGCTAGATATGGAATGGCACTTGATTACAAAAATTGTATCAACTGTAAAGCATGTGAAGTAGCATGTAAAGAAGAAAATGGCGTAGAATTAGGTGCAGAAAAGCATAGAATTTGGGTAGGTGGAAATAATCCAGAGGGGCAATGGCCACTTTTAGATATAGCTTCGGCTGCTTTTTTACCAAGTCAATGTCAGCATTGTGATGATGCTCCTTGTGAGGAGGTATGTCCGACACATGCAACATACTATGATGAAAATGGTGTTGTACGAGTAAATGCTGACAAATGTATTTTATGTTCATATTGTATGAATGCTTGTCCTTATGATGCAAGATATGTGGATGATCGAACTATGACTGTAGATAAGTGTACTTTCTGTTCAGATACAAGGCTTGCTCGTGGTGAGACTACAACAGCTTGTCAAAACACTTGTCCTACAAAAGTAAGAACATTTGGTGATCTTGATGACCCAGAGAGTGAAATTAGTGAATTACTAAGAACAAGAGAACACTTCAGTCTAAAATCTCATCTTGGTACAAATCCAAAACTGTTCTATCTAACATAA
- a CDS encoding molybdopterin-containing oxidoreductase family protein has translation MSVEVSRRKFLQGSVALSVAGASAISATNLFSSEHASKHQSANGRIPSTITTKTSTKEAENVPFLCGICVNKCAGFARVEDGIITKLNPNPYFPKSRNMLCPRGNAGIQTLYDPDRLKYPMIRIGERGDGKYKRVTWDEAYEAILNGTNKFKGIKQILDEEKDNRATIGYCNGEGLSKEGFEVLVGEKIGSPNYVDEISICLETTLGGYVNTLGTYGEADLNNADYLIIAGANRAEAIITPDTMDMFKRSKGRGLKTIVLDPRFTNTSAKADRWYAVNPGTDLAFVLSLTYVVLKEELYDKDFVAEHGIGFDEYKNTILSSKYTPEWAAEITNIPAKEIYKTAREFMQARSPIYYQGRRSVFSKNDFQLRRAMATFQALSGNLDKKGGLVYGEKLALPKEDINAPIYGQAQPRFDKEGIAIPSQKTGSWIVFRNMVLEGKAPYKVRSMFMRKHNPLAGVPNTKKTVQFLKMMDLNVMIDILPSDTTMYADVVLPEASYLERTSPVSSYGATEPAIVQRKASIAPLYETKTPEVIYKELAEKLSKPLWEITKKYDEDVQDDTEGMSPKEILAYYKENGFDLTDPWEKPVEEQNKEKVVSMYGEKAWKILEERGVYYPHIEEYHKQLNPNESEYYPDNKKKYTTQNDKLKVHFTLPNLAKKGVDAVPTWHDDYKFSVPEGQFRLVTGRHAQFTQSGTTNNAMLRDLIPTNYIWINQRVADKRGIKFGDKVEVKSNIGKVEILAYPTEKIAPNQIFMLHGFGGSSEKMEMAYGMGANDALLIEDKIEPVYGAAVMHETNVEIRKV, from the coding sequence ATGAGTGTAGAAGTTTCTAGAAGAAAATTTCTTCAAGGAAGTGTGGCATTAAGTGTTGCTGGTGCATCGGCGATTAGTGCTACAAATCTTTTTTCTAGCGAGCATGCTAGTAAACATCAATCAGCTAACGGTCGTATACCAAGTACTATAACAACAAAGACAAGTACAAAAGAAGCAGAGAATGTTCCATTCTTATGTGGTATATGTGTCAATAAATGTGCAGGTTTTGCCAGAGTGGAAGATGGAATTATTACAAAACTAAATCCGAATCCATACTTTCCAAAATCGAGAAATATGTTATGTCCAAGAGGAAATGCCGGTATTCAAACTTTATACGATCCGGATCGTCTCAAATATCCAATGATAAGAATTGGTGAACGTGGCGATGGTAAATATAAACGTGTAACATGGGATGAAGCATATGAAGCAATCTTAAATGGTACCAATAAATTTAAAGGTATTAAACAGATTCTTGATGAAGAGAAAGATAACCGTGCTACTATTGGTTACTGTAACGGTGAGGGGCTTTCTAAAGAGGGCTTTGAAGTATTAGTTGGTGAGAAAATTGGTTCTCCAAACTATGTAGATGAGATAAGTATCTGTCTTGAAACAACACTTGGTGGATATGTTAATACTCTTGGTACGTATGGCGAAGCAGATTTGAATAATGCAGATTATTTGATTATAGCTGGTGCAAATCGTGCAGAGGCTATTATTACTCCAGATACTATGGATATGTTTAAACGCAGCAAGGGAAGAGGACTTAAAACTATTGTTCTAGATCCGCGTTTTACAAATACATCTGCAAAAGCTGACAGATGGTATGCGGTAAATCCTGGTACTGACCTTGCATTTGTGCTCTCTTTGACATATGTGGTTCTTAAAGAAGAACTATATGATAAAGATTTTGTTGCAGAACATGGTATTGGATTTGATGAATATAAAAACACAATTCTTTCAAGTAAATATACTCCAGAGTGGGCAGCAGAGATAACAAATATTCCTGCTAAAGAGATTTATAAAACTGCTCGTGAATTTATGCAAGCTCGTAGTCCTATTTATTATCAAGGCAGAAGAAGTGTATTTAGTAAAAATGACTTCCAGCTTCGTCGTGCTATGGCAACATTTCAAGCACTTAGTGGTAATCTTGATAAAAAAGGCGGGCTTGTTTACGGTGAAAAATTAGCACTTCCAAAAGAAGATATAAATGCTCCGATTTATGGACAAGCACAACCTAGATTTGATAAAGAAGGTATTGCTATTCCATCTCAAAAAACTGGTTCTTGGATTGTTTTTAGAAATATGGTTCTGGAAGGAAAAGCTCCTTATAAAGTAAGAAGTATGTTTATGAGAAAACATAATCCATTAGCAGGGGTGCCAAATACGAAAAAAACGGTGCAGTTCCTAAAAATGATGGATTTGAATGTTATGATAGATATCTTGCCTAGTGATACTACGATGTATGCAGATGTTGTTTTACCTGAAGCATCATACTTAGAGAGAACATCTCCAGTTAGCTCTTATGGTGCTACTGAACCTGCAATTGTACAAAGAAAGGCATCTATTGCACCACTTTATGAAACAAAAACTCCTGAGGTTATTTATAAAGAATTAGCAGAAAAACTTTCAAAACCTCTTTGGGAAATTACCAAAAAGTATGATGAAGATGTTCAAGACGACACTGAAGGTATGAGTCCAAAGGAAATTCTTGCTTACTATAAAGAGAATGGATTTGATTTAACTGATCCATGGGAAAAACCTGTAGAAGAGCAAAACAAAGAAAAAGTAGTTTCTATGTATGGTGAAAAAGCTTGGAAAATTTTAGAAGAGAGAGGTGTTTATTATCCACATATAGAAGAGTATCATAAACAACTCAATCCTAATGAATCAGAGTATTATCCTGACAATAAGAAAAAATATACAACGCAAAATGATAAATTAAAAGTTCATTTTACACTTCCAAATTTAGCGAAAAAAGGTGTAGATGCAGTTCCTACATGGCATGATGATTATAAATTTTCAGTGCCTGAAGGTCAATTTAGACTTGTAACGGGTCGTCATGCACAGTTTACACAAAGTGGTACTACAAATAATGCAATGTTAAGAGATTTAATCCCTACAAACTATATTTGGATTAATCAAAGAGTTGCAGATAAGCGTGGTATTAAGTTTGGTGACAAAGTTGAAGTGAAAAGTAATATCGGAAAAGTAGAAATTTTAGCGTATCCAACGGAAAAAATAGCGCCTAATCAAATCTTTATGCTTCACGGTTTCGGTGGAAGCAGTGAAAAAATGGAAATGGCTTATGGTATGGGTGCAAATGATGCTCTACTTATTGAAGATAAGATAGAGCCTGTGTATGGTGCAGCTGTTATGCATGAAACTAATGTAGAAATAAGAAAGGTGTAA